One genomic segment of Roseovarius sp. M141 includes these proteins:
- a CDS encoding response regulator transcription factor, producing MRILLIEDDTTLGAAVRDQIAADGQSVDWVTRLDAAADAMSATSYDLLLLDLMLPDGRGIGFLKGLRTRGDVTPVIILTALDQVSDRIEGLNAGADDYLVKPFDLSELSARIGSVARRYSGNPNPILTHGPLDIDLAARSVHRDGRHVPLTAREWALFEAFLARPGQLLSKAQLEEKLYAFDAEVESNTIEVHVSRLRKKLGSAIIETERGMGYRLGKP from the coding sequence ATGCGCATATTGCTGATCGAGGACGACACGACTCTTGGCGCTGCCGTGCGCGACCAGATCGCAGCTGATGGCCAGTCAGTAGACTGGGTCACGCGGCTAGACGCGGCGGCAGACGCGATGAGCGCAACCTCCTACGACCTGCTCCTGCTCGACCTCATGCTGCCAGACGGACGTGGTATCGGGTTCCTCAAGGGCCTCAGGACGCGTGGAGACGTGACGCCGGTCATCATCCTGACGGCGCTCGACCAGGTGTCCGATAGGATCGAAGGCCTCAATGCGGGCGCTGACGACTATCTTGTGAAGCCCTTCGACCTGTCGGAACTGTCGGCACGGATCGGATCGGTCGCGCGGCGCTACAGCGGCAACCCCAACCCGATCCTGACCCACGGACCGCTCGACATCGACCTTGCCGCGCGCAGCGTCCATCGGGATGGCAGACATGTGCCGCTGACGGCGCGGGAATGGGCGCTCTTCGAGGCCTTCCTGGCGCGTCCCGGGCAGCTCCTGTCCAAGGCGCAGTTGGAGGAGAAGCTCTACGCTTTCGACGCCGAAGTCGAGAGCAACACCATCGAGGTGCACGTGAGCCGCCTGCGCAAGAAACTGGGGAGCGCCATCATCGAGACCGAGCGCGGCATGGGTTACCGGCTGGGCAAGCCATGA
- a CDS encoding PepSY domain-containing protein: MKKTLTIIGFLAVFPVGAALADDDCFVPMADWQPRDAVAMLAEENGWTVRRIKIDDGCYEIDGRDAEGRAIEVTVHPATLEIIEFEYEDDEDDRRERDHERRDDD, translated from the coding sequence ATGAAGAAGACATTGACAATTATCGGCTTTCTCGCGGTCTTTCCGGTCGGCGCGGCGCTGGCTGACGACGATTGCTTCGTGCCGATGGCCGACTGGCAGCCGCGCGATGCTGTTGCCATGCTGGCTGAGGAAAATGGTTGGACGGTGCGCCGGATCAAGATCGATGACGGCTGCTACGAGATCGATGGGAGGGATGCCGAGGGGCGTGCGATCGAGGTGACTGTCCACCCGGCCACGCTGGAGATAATCGAGTTCGAATACGAGGACGACGAGGATGATCGCCGCGAGCGGGATCACGAGAGACGCGACGATGACTGA